The proteins below are encoded in one region of Puntigrus tetrazona isolate hp1 chromosome 5, ASM1883169v1, whole genome shotgun sequence:
- the fancg gene encoding Fanconi anemia group G protein isoform X1, whose amino-acid sequence MSVVPCLVDKWSEENNSIVLTWKQNERGLEPNQGVLKRCCSESRKLLQKIQGIPAAPERLALEMTVSYNTFLFSLSVSEASEIEAGLTHSLLRALEAAGSQVSCSDPVQLWEAVLQTLGSSVCVPYVHKLLLIQWMLWLMQCQLERVLALLMQTDHKRERSAPLNLQTETRNLALSMEEDSSLMVAMAAKDLKDLLHVCTVICQGVEQMKMEKYFEALDIFQEAKGLPSPRRLLAQIHNLTGQSFAKRGQPHCALHFYRKAVEVDCACHSALYQSALVFRQLGNTKAEMEALHLLYSAVQLQSDKNSSCASLVSPATLLGGEQMTFISRVPSPSLILHTLAHTCVSNGSISDGVEYYLDLLASLQTDGKDIIHTGDGTSFPRIPVVYLEAGFALLKAKRFSDALVVCEDVVTSTLDFIPERLMLDADEKQNVASYDVILQNVDYVLWAGAAHLLQAQAHWNLKDTKEAITNFTRAINTVVKVFIKQKDWKQKHLGNTEALVERIMTLEVAKGQALAGRGLCFLEKGQLKEALRDLHLSLQMTPGCKTFKMLLSEVLWRLDRREEASAHWRETHSTSDAPKSVNLPLYLQLWPDDTTFDFSELKKKVVEYIEAKKS is encoded by the exons ATGTCTGTCGTTCCCTGCTTAGTTGATAAATGGAGTGAGGAGAACAACAGCATCGTTTTGACCTGGAAG CAAAACGAACGAGGCCTTGAACCAAATCAGGGTGTTCTGAAACGATGCTGTTCGGAAAGCCGCAAGCTCCTGCAGAAAATACAag GAATACCAGCAGCTCCTGAACGACTCGCACTTGAAATGACAGTTTCATATAATACCTTTTTATTCTCTTTGAGTGTCTCCGAAGCAAGTGAAATAGAGGCAGGTCTCACGCATAGTTTATTAAGAG CTTTAGAGGCCGCTGGATCTCAGGTTTCCTGTTCTGATCCCGTTCAGTTGTGGGAGGCTGTTTTACAGACTTTGGGCTCCTCAGTCTGTGTGCCTTATGTCCACAAGCTTCTGCTCATCCAGTGGATGCTGTGGCTCATGCAGTGCCAGTTAGAGAGAGTTCTCGCTCTTCTGATGCAAACTGATCAcaaa AGAGAGCGTTCAGCACCTTTGAATCTCCAGACAGAAACTCGAAACCTTGCTTTGAGTATGGAAGAAGACTCCTCACTAATGGTTGCCATGGCAGCAAAGGACCTTAAGGATCTTTTGCACGTCTGCACCGTAATATGTCAAg GGGTGGAACAGATGAAGatggaaaaatattttgaggCCCTTGACATTTTTCAGGAGGCTAAAGGCCTCCCAAGTCCCAGACGTCTCTTGGCACAGATCCACAACCTTACAGGCCAGAGTTTTGCTAAGCGG GGCCAGCCCCACTGTGCTCTCCACTTTTATAGGAAGGCTGTGGAGGTGGACTGTGCTTGCCATAGTGCGCTTTATCAAAGTGCTCTGGTGTTCAGACAGCTTGGCAATACAAAGGCAGAAATGGAGGCCTTGCATCTTCTTTACTCA GCGGTCCAACTGCAATCCGACAAAAATTCATCCTGTGCTTCACTGGTCTCTCCAGCTACACTGCTTGGTGGTGAACAGATGACCTTCATTAGCAGAGTCCCTTCCCCCTCTCTGATTCTGCACACTCTGGCTCACACATGTGTGTCCAATGGCAG CATTTCAGATGGCGTTGAGTACTATCTTGATCTGTTGGCATCACTGCAAACAGATGGCAAAGATATT ATACACACGGGGGATGGTACTTCTTTTCCCAGAATTCCTGTGGTCTACCTTGAAGCAGgatttgctttattaaaagcGAAACGTTTTAGTGACGCTCTTGTGGTCTGTGAGGATGTCGTCACCAGCACTTTGGACTTCATCCCTGAGAGACTGATGCTTGAtgctgatgaaaaacaaaatgtagcTTCATATGACGTGATTCTTCAAAATGTGGACTATGTTTTATGGGCCGGTGCAGCCCATCTCCTTCAAGCACAAGCCCACTGGAATCTGAAGGACACCAAAGAGGCTATTACAAATTTCACAAG agCAATTAATACTGTGGTGAAAGTGTTCATTAAACAGAAAG ActggaaacaaaaacatctcGGAAACACTGAAGCATTGGTGGAAAGAATTATGACTTTGGAAGTAGCAAAAGGACAAGCACTAGCTGGTAGAGGGCTCTGCTTTCTGGAAAAAGGTCAATTGAAGGAAGCCCTAAGAGATCTTCATCTCAGTCTCCAAATGACACCAG GTTGTAAGACTTTTAAGATGTTGCTATCTGAGGTCTTGTGGAGGCTTGATCGTAGAGAGGAAGCATCagcacactggagagaaacccaTAGTACTTCAGATGCACCTAAATCCGT AAATCTGCCGCTGTATTTACAACTGTGGCCAGATGACACGACTTTTGACTTCAGTGAGTTGAAGAAGAAGGTTGTGGAATACATTGAAGCTAAGAAGTCATGA
- the fancg gene encoding Fanconi anemia group G protein isoform X4 has protein sequence MSVVPCLVDKWSEENNSIVLTWKQNERGLEPNQGVLKRCCSESRKLLQKIQGIPAAPERLALEMTVSYNTFLFSLSVSEASEIEAGLTHSLLRALEAAGSQVSCSDPVQLWEAVLQTLGSSVCVPYVHKLLLIQWMLWLMQCQLERVLALLMQTDHKRERSAPLNLQTETRNLALSMEEDSSLMVAMAAKDLKDLLHVCTVICQGVEQMKMEKYFEALDIFQEAKGLPSPRRLLAQIHNLTGQSFAKRGQPHCALHFYRKAVEVDCACHSALYQSALVFRQLGNTKAEMEALHLLYSAVQLQSDKNSSCASLVSPATLLGGEQMTFISRVPSPSLILHTLAHTCVSNGSISDGVEYYLDLLASLQTDGKDIIHTGDGTSFPRIPVVYLEAGFALLKAKRFSDALVVCEDVVTSTLDFIPERLMLDADEKQNVASYDVILQNVDYVLWAGAAHLLQAQAHWNLKDTKEAITNFTRAINTVVKVFIKQKEICRCIYNCGQMTRLLTSVS, from the exons ATGTCTGTCGTTCCCTGCTTAGTTGATAAATGGAGTGAGGAGAACAACAGCATCGTTTTGACCTGGAAG CAAAACGAACGAGGCCTTGAACCAAATCAGGGTGTTCTGAAACGATGCTGTTCGGAAAGCCGCAAGCTCCTGCAGAAAATACAag GAATACCAGCAGCTCCTGAACGACTCGCACTTGAAATGACAGTTTCATATAATACCTTTTTATTCTCTTTGAGTGTCTCCGAAGCAAGTGAAATAGAGGCAGGTCTCACGCATAGTTTATTAAGAG CTTTAGAGGCCGCTGGATCTCAGGTTTCCTGTTCTGATCCCGTTCAGTTGTGGGAGGCTGTTTTACAGACTTTGGGCTCCTCAGTCTGTGTGCCTTATGTCCACAAGCTTCTGCTCATCCAGTGGATGCTGTGGCTCATGCAGTGCCAGTTAGAGAGAGTTCTCGCTCTTCTGATGCAAACTGATCAcaaa AGAGAGCGTTCAGCACCTTTGAATCTCCAGACAGAAACTCGAAACCTTGCTTTGAGTATGGAAGAAGACTCCTCACTAATGGTTGCCATGGCAGCAAAGGACCTTAAGGATCTTTTGCACGTCTGCACCGTAATATGTCAAg GGGTGGAACAGATGAAGatggaaaaatattttgaggCCCTTGACATTTTTCAGGAGGCTAAAGGCCTCCCAAGTCCCAGACGTCTCTTGGCACAGATCCACAACCTTACAGGCCAGAGTTTTGCTAAGCGG GGCCAGCCCCACTGTGCTCTCCACTTTTATAGGAAGGCTGTGGAGGTGGACTGTGCTTGCCATAGTGCGCTTTATCAAAGTGCTCTGGTGTTCAGACAGCTTGGCAATACAAAGGCAGAAATGGAGGCCTTGCATCTTCTTTACTCA GCGGTCCAACTGCAATCCGACAAAAATTCATCCTGTGCTTCACTGGTCTCTCCAGCTACACTGCTTGGTGGTGAACAGATGACCTTCATTAGCAGAGTCCCTTCCCCCTCTCTGATTCTGCACACTCTGGCTCACACATGTGTGTCCAATGGCAG CATTTCAGATGGCGTTGAGTACTATCTTGATCTGTTGGCATCACTGCAAACAGATGGCAAAGATATT ATACACACGGGGGATGGTACTTCTTTTCCCAGAATTCCTGTGGTCTACCTTGAAGCAGgatttgctttattaaaagcGAAACGTTTTAGTGACGCTCTTGTGGTCTGTGAGGATGTCGTCACCAGCACTTTGGACTTCATCCCTGAGAGACTGATGCTTGAtgctgatgaaaaacaaaatgtagcTTCATATGACGTGATTCTTCAAAATGTGGACTATGTTTTATGGGCCGGTGCAGCCCATCTCCTTCAAGCACAAGCCCACTGGAATCTGAAGGACACCAAAGAGGCTATTACAAATTTCACAAG agCAATTAATACTGTGGTGAAAGTGTTCATTAAACAGAAAG AAATCTGCCGCTGTATTTACAACTGTGGCCAGATGACACGACTTTTGACTTCAGTGAGTTGA
- the fancg gene encoding Fanconi anemia group G protein isoform X2 — MTVSYNTFLFSLSVSEASEIEAGLTHSLLRALEAAGSQVSCSDPVQLWEAVLQTLGSSVCVPYVHKLLLIQWMLWLMQCQLERVLALLMQTDHKRERSAPLNLQTETRNLALSMEEDSSLMVAMAAKDLKDLLHVCTVICQGVEQMKMEKYFEALDIFQEAKGLPSPRRLLAQIHNLTGQSFAKRGQPHCALHFYRKAVEVDCACHSALYQSALVFRQLGNTKAEMEALHLLYSAVQLQSDKNSSCASLVSPATLLGGEQMTFISRVPSPSLILHTLAHTCVSNGSISDGVEYYLDLLASLQTDGKDIIHTGDGTSFPRIPVVYLEAGFALLKAKRFSDALVVCEDVVTSTLDFIPERLMLDADEKQNVASYDVILQNVDYVLWAGAAHLLQAQAHWNLKDTKEAITNFTRAINTVVKVFIKQKDWKQKHLGNTEALVERIMTLEVAKGQALAGRGLCFLEKGQLKEALRDLHLSLQMTPGCKTFKMLLSEVLWRLDRREEASAHWRETHSTSDAPKSVNLPLYLQLWPDDTTFDFSELKKKVVEYIEAKKS, encoded by the exons ATGACAGTTTCATATAATACCTTTTTATTCTCTTTGAGTGTCTCCGAAGCAAGTGAAATAGAGGCAGGTCTCACGCATAGTTTATTAAGAG CTTTAGAGGCCGCTGGATCTCAGGTTTCCTGTTCTGATCCCGTTCAGTTGTGGGAGGCTGTTTTACAGACTTTGGGCTCCTCAGTCTGTGTGCCTTATGTCCACAAGCTTCTGCTCATCCAGTGGATGCTGTGGCTCATGCAGTGCCAGTTAGAGAGAGTTCTCGCTCTTCTGATGCAAACTGATCAcaaa AGAGAGCGTTCAGCACCTTTGAATCTCCAGACAGAAACTCGAAACCTTGCTTTGAGTATGGAAGAAGACTCCTCACTAATGGTTGCCATGGCAGCAAAGGACCTTAAGGATCTTTTGCACGTCTGCACCGTAATATGTCAAg GGGTGGAACAGATGAAGatggaaaaatattttgaggCCCTTGACATTTTTCAGGAGGCTAAAGGCCTCCCAAGTCCCAGACGTCTCTTGGCACAGATCCACAACCTTACAGGCCAGAGTTTTGCTAAGCGG GGCCAGCCCCACTGTGCTCTCCACTTTTATAGGAAGGCTGTGGAGGTGGACTGTGCTTGCCATAGTGCGCTTTATCAAAGTGCTCTGGTGTTCAGACAGCTTGGCAATACAAAGGCAGAAATGGAGGCCTTGCATCTTCTTTACTCA GCGGTCCAACTGCAATCCGACAAAAATTCATCCTGTGCTTCACTGGTCTCTCCAGCTACACTGCTTGGTGGTGAACAGATGACCTTCATTAGCAGAGTCCCTTCCCCCTCTCTGATTCTGCACACTCTGGCTCACACATGTGTGTCCAATGGCAG CATTTCAGATGGCGTTGAGTACTATCTTGATCTGTTGGCATCACTGCAAACAGATGGCAAAGATATT ATACACACGGGGGATGGTACTTCTTTTCCCAGAATTCCTGTGGTCTACCTTGAAGCAGgatttgctttattaaaagcGAAACGTTTTAGTGACGCTCTTGTGGTCTGTGAGGATGTCGTCACCAGCACTTTGGACTTCATCCCTGAGAGACTGATGCTTGAtgctgatgaaaaacaaaatgtagcTTCATATGACGTGATTCTTCAAAATGTGGACTATGTTTTATGGGCCGGTGCAGCCCATCTCCTTCAAGCACAAGCCCACTGGAATCTGAAGGACACCAAAGAGGCTATTACAAATTTCACAAG agCAATTAATACTGTGGTGAAAGTGTTCATTAAACAGAAAG ActggaaacaaaaacatctcGGAAACACTGAAGCATTGGTGGAAAGAATTATGACTTTGGAAGTAGCAAAAGGACAAGCACTAGCTGGTAGAGGGCTCTGCTTTCTGGAAAAAGGTCAATTGAAGGAAGCCCTAAGAGATCTTCATCTCAGTCTCCAAATGACACCAG GTTGTAAGACTTTTAAGATGTTGCTATCTGAGGTCTTGTGGAGGCTTGATCGTAGAGAGGAAGCATCagcacactggagagaaacccaTAGTACTTCAGATGCACCTAAATCCGT AAATCTGCCGCTGTATTTACAACTGTGGCCAGATGACACGACTTTTGACTTCAGTGAGTTGAAGAAGAAGGTTGTGGAATACATTGAAGCTAAGAAGTCATGA
- the fancg gene encoding Fanconi anemia group G protein isoform X3, with the protein MSVVPCLVDKWSEENNSIVLTWKQNERGLEPNQGVLKRCCSESRKLLQKIQGIPAAPERLALEMTVSYNTFLFSLSVSEASEIEAGLTHSLLRALEAAGSQVSCSDPVQLWEAVLQTLGSSVCVPYVHKLLLIQWMLWLMQCQLERVLALLMQTDHKRERSAPLNLQTETRNLALSMEEDSSLMVAMAAKDLKDLLHVCTVICQGVEQMKMEKYFEALDIFQEAKGLPSPRRLLAQIHNLTGQSFAKRGQPHCALHFYRKAVEVDCACHSALYQSALVFRQLGNTKAEMEALHLLYSAVQLQSDKNSSCASLVSPATLLGGEQMTFISRVPSPSLILHTLAHTCVSNGSISDGVEYYLDLLASLQTDGKDIIHTGDGTSFPRIPVVYLEAGFALLKAKRFSDALVVCEDVVTSTLDFIPERLMLDADEKQNVASYDVILQNVDYVLWAGAAHLLQAQAHWNLKDTKEAITNFTRAINTVVKVFIKQKDWKQKHLGNTEALVERIMTLEVAKGQALAGRGLCFLEKGQLKEALRDLHLSLQMTPVEYH; encoded by the exons ATGTCTGTCGTTCCCTGCTTAGTTGATAAATGGAGTGAGGAGAACAACAGCATCGTTTTGACCTGGAAG CAAAACGAACGAGGCCTTGAACCAAATCAGGGTGTTCTGAAACGATGCTGTTCGGAAAGCCGCAAGCTCCTGCAGAAAATACAag GAATACCAGCAGCTCCTGAACGACTCGCACTTGAAATGACAGTTTCATATAATACCTTTTTATTCTCTTTGAGTGTCTCCGAAGCAAGTGAAATAGAGGCAGGTCTCACGCATAGTTTATTAAGAG CTTTAGAGGCCGCTGGATCTCAGGTTTCCTGTTCTGATCCCGTTCAGTTGTGGGAGGCTGTTTTACAGACTTTGGGCTCCTCAGTCTGTGTGCCTTATGTCCACAAGCTTCTGCTCATCCAGTGGATGCTGTGGCTCATGCAGTGCCAGTTAGAGAGAGTTCTCGCTCTTCTGATGCAAACTGATCAcaaa AGAGAGCGTTCAGCACCTTTGAATCTCCAGACAGAAACTCGAAACCTTGCTTTGAGTATGGAAGAAGACTCCTCACTAATGGTTGCCATGGCAGCAAAGGACCTTAAGGATCTTTTGCACGTCTGCACCGTAATATGTCAAg GGGTGGAACAGATGAAGatggaaaaatattttgaggCCCTTGACATTTTTCAGGAGGCTAAAGGCCTCCCAAGTCCCAGACGTCTCTTGGCACAGATCCACAACCTTACAGGCCAGAGTTTTGCTAAGCGG GGCCAGCCCCACTGTGCTCTCCACTTTTATAGGAAGGCTGTGGAGGTGGACTGTGCTTGCCATAGTGCGCTTTATCAAAGTGCTCTGGTGTTCAGACAGCTTGGCAATACAAAGGCAGAAATGGAGGCCTTGCATCTTCTTTACTCA GCGGTCCAACTGCAATCCGACAAAAATTCATCCTGTGCTTCACTGGTCTCTCCAGCTACACTGCTTGGTGGTGAACAGATGACCTTCATTAGCAGAGTCCCTTCCCCCTCTCTGATTCTGCACACTCTGGCTCACACATGTGTGTCCAATGGCAG CATTTCAGATGGCGTTGAGTACTATCTTGATCTGTTGGCATCACTGCAAACAGATGGCAAAGATATT ATACACACGGGGGATGGTACTTCTTTTCCCAGAATTCCTGTGGTCTACCTTGAAGCAGgatttgctttattaaaagcGAAACGTTTTAGTGACGCTCTTGTGGTCTGTGAGGATGTCGTCACCAGCACTTTGGACTTCATCCCTGAGAGACTGATGCTTGAtgctgatgaaaaacaaaatgtagcTTCATATGACGTGATTCTTCAAAATGTGGACTATGTTTTATGGGCCGGTGCAGCCCATCTCCTTCAAGCACAAGCCCACTGGAATCTGAAGGACACCAAAGAGGCTATTACAAATTTCACAAG agCAATTAATACTGTGGTGAAAGTGTTCATTAAACAGAAAG ActggaaacaaaaacatctcGGAAACACTGAAGCATTGGTGGAAAGAATTATGACTTTGGAAGTAGCAAAAGGACAAGCACTAGCTGGTAGAGGGCTCTGCTTTCTGGAAAAAGGTCAATTGAAGGAAGCCCTAAGAGATCTTCATCTCAGTCTCCAAATGACACCAG TTGAATATCACTAG